AAACGCTTTCCGGCGGGATGCCAAGTTTTAAGAGGTAAACTATACGGTATGTGATAACCCTGGTTTTCCCTGACCCTGCACCCGCTAAAATAACCAGCGGCCCGTCAACGGTTTTTACGGCATCCAGTTGTTCCGGGTTTAGGTCGGTACTTATACCAATATCATTCTTAATTTCTTTTTCCATAAAAGAAGTCCTATATAGCCAAAAATCATACAAAAAAGGGTGGGATTTATCAATAAATTAAAAATTATGCGTATTCTTTGAGTTAAAGATTTTGTTTCTGAACAAAACCTCGGTTTCCATTAATTCAATTTGTTTAATCAATAACTTCTTTTTTGCGTTGCGTATTTTGTCCTGAAGTTTTTTTGTTGAGATTTTTGTTAATGCCGGATTGAATGCTAGTTCAGGTATGAATTTTGACAGTTTATTTTTTAAGCCGGTAATATAAATATTTTCTATTGCCCTTGTGACGCCCACATAAGTTACCCGCCGTTCTTCTTCTATACACACTTCCGAATTAGTATGGGAATCCATGCTTAAGTTAAAATATGCTGCGTTGAGATACTCGTTCCCCTTAGTTTTGTGGATGGTTGTCAAAACTACTACGTTTTGCCTGTCTAATTCATCAGTTGAAGAAGCATCAGGGGGATGATTAATGGTTTGACGGAAGTATTGAAAATACTCTGCTGTATCATTAAAGTTTTTCGCGGATAATATAATACTTTCAACAATAACATCGTCCGTTGATTCATCAACCTCCGCTGAAAAACGAGGATGGGTTCTATAAAAAATAGAGAGTCCAATTTCTTTATCAAGTAAAGTTAATAAAGAGTGCGGGGTAGTGGTTGGTTGTTTAGCAAAATGGCTTAACGTTTCAATATGGTTAAAGAAATCGCAGAGTTTATCTCGTTCCCACGCGCGTAGTCCTTGTTTTTCAGATGCGCGGCTTAATTCTTCCCAGTTTGTAATTGAAGAAATGATATTATTTGAAAAATATTTGTTTGGAGTTCTAAGGATTATTGCGTAGTCCTTCGCTGTCGCTTCTTGCGGATACATGATTACGGAAAGGTAAGCATAAATATCACGGCCGATTCTGGAATTAAACATCCGTTCGGTGTGTACCAGGCTGTGAGGAATATGTTTTGCGTCGAGTGCCATCGCTATTATGAACTGATAACTGTGAAAACGGAATAATACGGCAAAGTCTTTCCATTGAAAATTATGCACTGTTTTGGTTTTAGAGATCCAGTCCGCTATAGCAACAGCTTGTTCCCACAGTGAGTTAAACAGTTCTATATCAAAAAACCCGGGGGTTGCGTTTGTCCTTGCCTTGATATTTTTATTTATCCTGTTTGTATTATAGTCAATCAGCCATTTTGAATGGCGGACTATTTTTTGGCTGGAACGATAGTTTGTTGATAACGTACAATCCTGTGACATAGGATAGCGTTTAGGGAAATCGATTATATGCCGTACCTCAGCTCCGCGCCAGCCATAGATCATTTGGTCGTCATCTCCGACAATAAATACGTTGTTTTCGGGTAAGGATAATATTTGTAGTAACAATAATTGCGCTTTATTTAAATCCTGGAATTCGTCTACCAGTAAATACTGGTACCGCTGCTGATATTTATTACGTATGATGTCGTCGTCAATAAGGATACGTATAGGGAAATATATTAGGTCATCAAAATTGAACGAGTTAAGCATCCATTGGCGTTCAATATACGCGTTAAAAACGGGTTTCAACGGAACTGTTTGGCCGTTGATCTCTACAGTAGTATCAGAGATTGGGAGAATATCATTTTTTGTTTGCTGTAATACAAGAATCAATGGGTCAATAGAATTTACACTTTGTTCTGCCTGGAGGTTAAACCGCCCCCCTGTTTTGTTACGTATAATTTCGTATCCGAGCGAGTGGAAAGTACGGACATCCACGTTTGTAACTTGTTTAGCTTTAAGACGGCAATTCATTTCATCACTTGCTTTTTTGTTAAACGCAAGAGCTAGGATATTTTCTTCCGGGATACCGTTGTTAATAAGGTTTATTATACGGTTTACTAAAGTCTTTGTTTTGCCGGAACCTGCGGGCGCAAGTACACGGATCGGGCCGGTGATAAAGTTTTTCGCTATTTCTTGTGAGGCATCGAGGTTTGTATCAATTTCAAATTTGTGGTGACCATGCGAAACGGGTTGACGGTTTGTTCTCTCTAACAGCGATATCATTTGTTCGCAGAGAAGAAACCGGGTAACGTTGTCGTACTCGGTATGTATTGATCCGGAAGAAATACGTTTTTCGCAGTACTCGGTTTTGTCGATCACTGAGAAAAAACAGATAGGTTTATTTTTGTACCAAAGAGGAAAAATCAGGGTGTCCATTATAACTTGAATATTAACAATAAATTTGTTGTATGGCAGGTCCTGATATATAATAGCGATATCCTTATTTCTAAATTTGTTAATATTAAAAGACTTTGTTTTGGAAAGTTTTACCAAACGAAATGAAGTTTTTGTTTTCCGGCATTGTGAGATAAAGTTTTTTAATAATATAGATGAAGAGTTGAAGACTGAAAACCCGGTGCCAGTAGAACAATAAGTGTGTGTATTAGCAAAGAAAAAGTTTAAATCACGGTTCATAGTCACCCCAATTTCGTATACGTATACGAGCCGTCGTTACTCAATCCAGTTTTCCCGGATATTATACTATTTAATAAATAATTATCTGTATTAAAATCTCTATAATTCAGCGAATACTGACTTACGTGGGTGAATTACTTCAACAGTACACTTGTTGCCGGTACTATACGTGCGGAGTAAATATTTGATTCCGGTAATGTTCCGGCAGCACGGGCGTAGTATTCACCTTTTATTGGGGTGATACTCCCGGGGTTGACAGTAAGCTCAACCCATGTTCCCGCAGGGATACTCGAGGTACCTGTTGAAAGTTGGAGGTAATACTTTTTATTTACATCCTTAACAACAACTTTATTGATTCCCGGGATGGTATTAAGAATACCTTCCATCCCGCCTGCAATGCCGTTAGTATTCATTATAGTTTCCTGTGCTACAACATTCCCGAGGATTGAATTAATGATATACCCTTCCCCGGGTAACCACCCGAATGCAACTTTTTTAGGGTTAACACTCTTCACGGAGAAACGGCCGTATGATGTGTTGTTAAACTTATAGTTTATCTCAAGTTTTTCATGTTTTTGTGATTTCAGTACCGCTTCATGGGTGACCCCCTGCGGGAGTTCAAGTACCGGTGCGCGGAGTTTAATTTCTTTCTTTGGTACAACTTTCCATCGTGCTTCATTAAGCATTTTCTCGGGTGCAGGTTTTGGGAATTCGTACTTAACATTACGCTGTTCTTTAACCAAAACCTTATCCCCGTCTCCGGTACCTCCGCTGCTGGTACCACGGTTTTTACCGGTAGAGGATGACAACGGCTTTGTCCCTGATGATTTGGTATAAACTTTAGTTTCTGTACCTTTAAGTTTAGATGTAATATCCTTCCTTGCAGCTAATGACACGCCGCCGGAAATATAAAACCGCAGGCCCATCAGCGGGTAGGGTTCGGAGTACATTAATCCCAGGCATTCATTGGGTTTCCCAAACTTTTTACTGTCAATAAAAGGCAATTCCACGCGGCTGCGGAAATTGTTTATGTTACGCGTATACCATTCATTAAAAACATTGTTATGGACAGGTTTTACCTGAGAAAAAAAATTTAATACATCAACATTAACTTCCTGTAATACCATACATACGGCGGACCATTTTTGTATCTGGTCAAGTTTGTAATACTGAGGTTCATAATCAGCTACTGCGGAATAATGCCGGTCCCACCACCCAAGAAACTCGCTGCTTTGATAATTAGGTTCTGACTCTTTCCCGGGATACAACGGGTCGCTTGACGCGGCGTATACCCTTGTTACTGTTGGAGCGAAGTATAAACGGTTACCACCCGTGATCATAAAATTATCGCTTTTTAGCCCAAACCACAACCGCGTGTTTGATAACTTCAAAAACTCGTTCCAGTAATGTTTAGGCACACGTATATCCGACATTGCGCGTATACCCGTAACCCCCTGCCGGGGTAATGTGTTACCATAGTTTAATGCCCATATTTTTGCGTTTAGGTCAGTATAGAACAGTATCATCCCAACTTCCGTACCTTTGAGGTCACCGTCATACCGCGCGGTTTGATACGAACTTTTCTGGTCTAAATGCTTCAGCATTTCATCAAATACTTTGGCGTTAGTATCATTACTTCCTGCAAGCCCGCGGCGGAGTTCAAGAAACGGCGCATAATTTTTATCCCTAAGTTTTTGGGATGTATTTTTTAATTGCGCGCTGCGGGAGAGAACATAACTTTTTATCCCGGGATCCTCCGTAAACCCTAACCCCGGATCGTATACCGCCAGGCGGTCAAGTTCAGCCGCTAAACCCCGGGTATCTTTCTCAGGGTCAAGCGAGAACCCTACATTTGTATCAGTATAAATCGGTGCATACGGAATTTTTTTGCGTAATTCTTTATAAATCTGTGTAGCAGTGGTTTTACCTTCAATGATTTGTTGCTTTAA
The genomic region above belongs to Elusimicrobiota bacterium and contains:
- a CDS encoding ATP-dependent helicase; this encodes MIDKTEYCEKRISSGSIHTEYDNVTRFLLCEQMISLLERTNRQPVSHGHHKFEIDTNLDASQEIAKNFITGPIRVLAPAGSGKTKTLVNRIINLINNGIPEENILALAFNKKASDEMNCRLKAKQVTNVDVRTFHSLGYEIIRNKTGGRFNLQAEQSVNSIDPLILVLQQTKNDILPISDTTVEINGQTVPLKPVFNAYIERQWMLNSFNFDDLIYFPIRILIDDDIIRNKYQQRYQYLLVDEFQDLNKAQLLLLQILSLPENNVFIVGDDDQMIYGWRGAEVRHIIDFPKRYPMSQDCTLSTNYRSSQKIVRHSKWLIDYNTNRINKNIKARTNATPGFFDIELFNSLWEQAVAIADWISKTKTVHNFQWKDFAVLFRFHSYQFIIAMALDAKHIPHSLVHTERMFNSRIGRDIYAYLSVIMYPQEATAKDYAIILRTPNKYFSNNIISSITNWEELSRASEKQGLRAWERDKLCDFFNHIETLSHFAKQPTTTPHSLLTLLDKEIGLSIFYRTHPRFSAEVDESTDDVIVESIILSAKNFNDTAEYFQYFRQTINHPPDASSTDELDRQNVVVLTTIHKTKGNEYLNAAYFNLSMDSHTNSEVCIEEERRVTYVGVTRAIENIYITGLKNKLSKFIPELAFNPALTKISTKKLQDKIRNAKKKLLIKQIELMETEVLFRNKIFNSKNTHNF